TCCTTTTTTTACTATAACAAAGAAAAATTTATCATTACTATTATTATAATCTTCAATATATTTTGCTTGTTCTTCCTCATTAAAAACAATATGACTTCTACCAAATGTTAAATTAATTTCAAAATCATTTAACCAATCATTGTATAAATTTAAATCTTCTTTTTGACTTAAACTTAAGAATATTCTATCTCCATCTAATTTATTAACATAAGTCATAATTGGGCCTCTATTTTAGCTATATATTTAGTTAATAATAAATCAGGACGATAGGTTAATTTGGCTTGTCTTAAACCTTCGATTCCAAGATCTTCTTCACGATTAATAAATTTGTAATCTGCCCATTGTTTTTCGCAAAATTCTTGATTAATACAATTATATATTCCTTCAAAGTTAGTATTAGCTCTTTCTGAGTGTATAATGACCGTATCTTTAGTTAACTCTTCTCCAGTAGATACTCCAACTATTTCACCATCAACTCTAATTATGCATCCTTTGATGTTTAATTCAAATAGATTATCAAACATTTCTTCCATAGCTATAATCTCATTTTTATCATTGTTGGAATTTTTAATAATATTTATAGTAAATTCTTTTGCTTCCATTAAATTTTTTGAATTAATTTCTTCATAAGTATAATTATAATTTTCTCTAAATTTTTTAAGCCATCTACGTTTATTACGTAATTTAGAACCTGATAATGTAATTAATTTATTAGAAGTATAAATATAATCAAATGAATCTCTATCTTCTATTAATGTAAAATTTTCTAAAGTTCTTTCTAAACATTCTTTCATTTCAGGAAGTAATGGTTTAATAATTAAGGATTCTCCTTCTTTCTCAAAAATTTCTTTTATTAAAGATAAAGAATCTTTGATATTACACCCTCCATATGGAAAATGACAAAATGGTTTTTTACTATCTCTTAATTTGCCTTTTATACACAAACAATTGTTAATTATTGCATATTCATATTCATATGTCTTTCTCCACATGAAAAGATTCGAAAAATTCTTTTCAGCATTATTGAAATCAGTTTTATTAAAATAATCGTCAAATATAGGTTTATCTGATAAAGTTATTGGTTTGAATTTCATGTCTCTCATTTTATCATTCAATCATTTTTTAGTAATTTTAATGAACTAATACAGGCTTTATTTAATATTTTAAAAAGTTTTTCTTTTTCAATGTCAGAATTCTCACAGATATAATTTTCCCATTGGATTTCTTTTTCAATTATATCTTCAACTACTTTTTTACCTTTTTCTGTTAAGAATAGTTGGTAAGAACGTCTATTATTTTCATCAATTTTTTTAATGATTAACTTTTTATCTTCTAATATTCTAAGTGATCTTGATGCTCCACATTTATCAGTTCCACAAGATGAAGCTATCTTTCCTTGGATAGAACCTTCATCACGATAAATATGTAAAATCAATTCATATTGATTGTAACTAACATTCTTTTCTTTTAAATAAGGACTTATGAATGCTTGATGAGCTTTATTAAGAATTAAAATATAGCAATTTAAATAATAACTCATATAGTTTATATCTTTAATTTTTTCCATTTTAAAACTCGAAATTTATATTACTTTATTTCATAATAAAATAAAGCATAAATTAATATTGTTTTTCATAATATATAATTGTTATCATTGACAACAATTATCATTGATAACTTTTAATATATTTAATATAATTATATGGTAAAAAGTTATAATTTTTCTTGATTTATTATAAAAAATTAGATTTATTTATAAATAATTTATAAATAAAATTTATAAAATTAATATTTTTTATTATTTTTAATATTTTTTAAAATTGTTATTATGTTTGTATTGTAAAAATATTAATTAAATTTTTTTTATATTGAATAATTATTACTAAATAGTCCTTTTTTTACATATATTTATTAATTAATACTTTTTTGGCGATATAAATAAAAAAGTATTACGATTATTTAGAAAAGTATTTATATTGCTTTTATTTAATTAATGGGTATGAATAAAAAATCTTAACAAAATAAAAAATAGTATTACTTTTTTTAAAATTCCCTTATAAAGAGTAATAATGTTTTCTAAGATTTTTATTTATATAATTTTAAAATATGAAGTATTTTATCATATTATAAAATTTATTATCAATTTATTTAAATAATGGATGTGAAAATTTGAAAAAAAAGTATATAATAATTATAGTCATTACTGTGATTATTGGGATTATTGCAGGAGCAATATTCTGGGGTAATCCTTCAGTAGAACGGAATCCTGATGAACTTATTGTAACTTCTGGTTCTCATTTGATGGAACTTAAAAATGGTTTTGATCCTTTGAAAGATTGGGGATGTGGGCATGCTAATTTTGAACCTCTTGTTCAAAGCACACTATTCAAAACAGGGGCAGATGGAAATTTCACCAATGATTTAGCTACAGATTATAGTGTAAGTTCAGATGGTTTAAAATGGACAGTCAATATTCGAGATGATGTTAAATTTACTGATGGTGTTTCTCTCACTGCAAAAGATGTTGCTTTTACATTCAACAATGTAAAAAATAGTGCTGATTCTCAACTTGATATGACTAATCTTAAAAATGCTACAGCACTAAATAACACTACAGTTGAATTTGAATTAGAAAAACCACAATCTACTTTTATCTGGGATTTAAGATATTTAGGAATTGTTCCAGAACATGCTTATAATAATCAAACTTATGGTTCTAATCCTATTGGCTCTGGACCTTATAAATTTGTCCAATGGGATAAAGATCAACAAGCTATTTTTGAAATAAATGATGATTATTATGGTAAAAAACCTTATTTTAAAAAGATAACTATATTATTTTTAGATGAAGATGCAAGCTTTGCTTCTGTTAAATCAGGTAATGTAGATGTTGCTCAAATTGATATCACTCAAGCAAGAGAAAATATTTCAGGATATACATTAATTAATATGCCGTCTTCTAGAGCTCAAGGAATATCTTTTCCGATGTTAAATGATACAGGACTTAAAACAGAAAAAGGAGATGTAGTTGGTAACAATGTTACAGCCGATCCTTCTATTAGAAAAGCACTCAATATTGGAATAGATAGACAAAAAATTGTGGATGAAGTTTACTATGGTTATGGGGAAGTTGAACAAACTGGTGTAGATAAAATGGATTATGGTAACCCTGAAGGTAAAGTAAATGATTCAAATATCACTGCTGCGAAAAATATTCTTAAAGAAGCTGGTTGGAAAGATACAGATGGTGATGGTATTCTGGAAAAAAATGGATTAAAAGCTTCATTTAAACTTTATTATGCTGCTGAAGATCAACAAAGACAAGCTTTAGCTACAGTCATAGCTGAAAATGCTAAAAATATAGGCATTGAGATAGAATTAGAAGGTACTGACTGGGATTCGATATATGCAAATCAATACAATTCTGCTGCTTTATATCAACAAAGCTCACCAAATCCATATAGGTCTGTTTATTTACAATATCACAGTAAAGAAATAGATGATAATTATATGAATCCTAATCTTTATAATAATTCAATTGTGGATGGATATCTAGAAGATGCTTTAACCACTATTGATCAATCTGCTTCCAATGAATTTTGGAAAAAAGCTTCATATGATGGTTCAACTGGATTTTCTCCAGCTGGTGATGCTCCATGGTTATGGGTTGTTACATCTGATTTCCTTTATATGAAGGATAATACTATAGATATGGGGCCTAATGGAAATACCTCTGGAATCGACATTTTAAGAGATATATATGATTGGAAACGAATTAATTCAACAGAATAATAGAAATATAAGTTTATCAATTGTTTTATTGAGTTTAAATAATTTAAATTTATAAAAATGGTGATGAGTTGTTTAATTATAAAAAAATAGCTATTTTTTTAGGCCATAAATTTGTCCGTTTGATTATACTTCTTATAGCAGTAGCTATTATTAGCTTTGTTTTGGTAGATATGTCTCCAGTTGATCCAGTTCGAGCATATATTGGTGAAATGGCTGTAAGTGGTGAACAATTAGCTAAATTACAGGAATATTGGGGTGTTGGTCAACCAATGTGGGAAAAAGCTTTGAACTGGCTTTGGAATATCCTTCATGGTGATTTTGGAACCTCTCTTATTTATAGGATTCCTGTTATTGATGTTATTGGAGAGAGATTCACAGCATCATTGGTCTTGATGTTTACTTCATGGGTTATTTCAGGAGTATTAGGTTTTAGTCTTGGAACATTGGCAGGAATGTATAGGGGTAGTTGGATTGATAAATTTGTCAAAGGATATTGTTATGTCCTTCTTTCAGCTCCGACATTTTGGATAGCTCTTCTTCTGCTTATGGTTTTTTCTGTTTACTTAGGATGGTTCCCAACGGGATTGGGTGTTCCTGTAGGAGTTTTAGCTGAAAATGTTACATTTTGGGATTGGTTAGCTAGATTAATACTTCCTGCAACTGCTTTAAGTATTCTTGGTGTAGCTCAAATAGCTATGTTTACAAGAGATAAGCTTAATAATGTAATGAGTAGTGATTATATAGTTTTTGCAAAAGCAAGAGGAGAAAAAGGTTGGGGCCTTGTCGAAAGACATGGAATAAGAAATATCCTCATTCCTGCTATAACTCTCCAATTCCTTTCATTTAGTGAATTATTTGGTGGGGCTGTTCTTGTTGAACAAGTATTTTCATATCCTGGTATTGGTCAAGCTGCAGTAGCTGCAGGTCTTAGAAGTGATGTTCCTCTTCTTTTAGGAATTGTTATATTCTCTACAATATTTGTGTTCTGTGGAAATACCATTGCTGATGTTATATATAAATTTGTTGATCCACGAATCAGAGAGAGTGAATCAAATGAATAAACCAATGGACACTCAAAAGAAAAAATTCTATTTTTCTCATTTGAAAATGAATTTAAGAACAAAAACTATATTGATTGTTGTTCTTACTGCTGTAATGTTGGTAACTATTGTTATTAATAGTTTATTTATTGATATGAGTAATATAACAACTAATTTTAGTTCTATAAATTTGCCTCCTTCTTTTGAACATCTTTTTGGAACTGATTGGATGGGAAGAGACATGTTTACACGAACTATGAAAGGTTTAGGTCTTAGTATAATGATAGGGGCTTTAGCATCTATAATCAGTACTATTGTAGCTGTTATCTTAGGACTTTCATCTGGTATGAACAAATATTTAGATAGTTTTGTAAGCTGGTTAGTTGATTTATTTTCTTCTATCCCTCACTTATTATTGATCATTTTAGTTTCCATTGCTCTTGGTGGGGGAGCTATTGGAGTAATTATTGGTGTAGGTATAACTCATTGGACTTCTCTAACAAGGGTTCTTAGAGCTGAAATTAAACAAATTAACACATCTGAATATGTTCATTTATCAAAAAATTTTGGTAAATCTAAATTTTGGATAGCTAAAAAACATCTTTTTCCATTGGTTTTAACTCAAGTAGTGCTTGGAACTATTCTTATATTTCCACATGCAATTATGCATGAAGCCAGTGTAACATTCCTTGGATTTGGTCTTTCACCTCATGAACCTGCTATTGGAATCATTCTTTCAGAATCTATGAAATATTTAGCTACTGGAGCTTGGTGGTTAGCTTTCTTCCCAGGAGTTTCACTTTTAATCATTGTGCTTTTATTTGATTTAATTGGAGACAATTTACAAAAAATACTTGATCCAGCTAATGCACATGAATAAGGAGGATATTAAATGATTAATTTATTTAAAAAAGATACCTCAGATGCACTAGGAATTGAACAAGAATCTAAAGAATTAAAAAGTAAAGAAAAAGGCAAAAAAGAAAATATTAACGAAAATGAGATTTTATCTGTATCCAACATATCCATTTCATTTCTTCAATATACTAGAGGACTTAGGCAGAATTTACTTAAAGTTATCAGTGATTTAACAATAAATGTATCTGAAGGAGAAGTTGTGGCTATTCTTGGTTCAAGTGGATCTGGAAAAAGTCTTCTTGCCCATGCAATTCTGGGAATACTTCCAAGTAATGCAAATCTCACAGGAAATATGAAATTTGAAGGTAGAAATTTAGATCAAAAACTTAAAGAAGACCTTAGAGGAAAAGAAATTGCACTTATTCCTCAATCAATTAATTTTTTAGACCCTCTTATGAAAGTAGCTGATCAAGTTATTGGTGAAACAATAGATGAAAAAGATAAAAAAGACAAAAAATTTAAACAAAGAAATATCTTTGAAAAATATGGTCTTGGTGAAGAAGTAGATGATCTTTATCCATTTCAATTATCTGGAGGAATGGCTAGGAGAGTACTTGTTTCAACAGCTCTTCTTCAAAATCCAAAACTTGTAATAGCAGATGAACCAACTCCTGGTCTAGATGATGCAGCTATTGAAGAAACTTTAAATAATATTAAAAAAATGGCAAATGATGGAATTGGAGTTCTTCTTATTACTCATGATATTAATGCTGCTTTAAAAGTCGCTGATAAAATAGCTATCTTTTATTCTGGATATGTTATAGAAATAGCTAATGTTTCTGAGTTTTCAGGAGATGGTGAAAACCTTAAACATCCATATACTCGTGCATTATACAAAGCATTACCTCAAAATGGTTTTGTATTAAATAAAGGACATCAACCGCTTCATGGTGAGCTTAAAGAAGGATGTATTTATTATGATCGCTGTGATAATCCAACTGATATATGTATGAAGATTAATCCAGACCTTCATGAACTGGGAGGAAAAAAAGTACGTTGTCATAGGGATCATAGAAAATATTCTGGATGAAAATATTATTAGTATGGATGTTTTATTATGGAATTAAAAGGAAAAAATATTAGCTTCAAATATAGGAATAATAAAGAGATTTTAAAGGATTTAAACATATCTATTAAAAGTGGTGAAGTTATAGGGCTTGTTGGAAATAGTGGAAGTGGAAAATCTACTCTTTCGAAAATTTTAGCTGGATATATTGATAAAAATAAATTTAAGGGAAAAGTTACTATTGATGGATTAAATATTCCAAAAAAAGGTTTTAATCCAGTTCAGCTAATATTTCAGCACCCTGAGAAAACAATGAATCCTAAATGGAAAATGAGGGATATTCTTTTTGAATCTTGGGGTGTAGATGAAAATCTTATTGAAGAGTTTGGAATTCAGAAATCTTGGTTTGATCGTTGGCCTAATGAGCTTTCAGGAGGAGAACTTCAAAGATTTTCAGTATTAAGAGCTCTCTCACCTAACACTCAATTTTTAATAGCCGATGAAATAACTACGATGCTTGATGCTGTAACACAAGTTCAGATATGGGATATAGTAATTAATATTGTTAAAAAAAGAAATATTGGAATGCTCGTTGTTAGCCATGATAAAGAATTAATAAATAAAATATGTGATAATGTTGTTTATTTAGATGATATAAATAACATTTGATATTATATATTATTTTTTTTCTTTATTTTTATCTATTTATTAATTAAAAATTTATTTTATTTTATTTTTTTGTTTGATGATTTATATTTTCAGTCTTTTATACCAAAACAGTGTGGACATACTGTACGACATAAAAAACACTGTATTTCTAATTTTCTATTCACAATTTTATAATATTTGGAACATCCTTTTTTTCCAAATGATGATAAATCATCTAATGATCCTGAAGGGCATGCTTCAATGCATTTGTTACAGTTATTGCAAATTTCATATTTTGTTTTTTCATCAGGAATCAGATCTGCATCAGTGAGAACAGCACTGAACCAAAGAAGATTTCCATATTGATGGTTAGTTAGTAAATAGTTTCGAGTAATAGTTCCTAATCCTGCAAGTTCAGCTGCATGTTTTAGGGATATATGACCAAAAGTATGCCCATCTATATACTTACCTCCCATGCTACTTATGGCTTTTGTTTCATATCCGTCCTTTTTTATTTGTTTTGCTACCATTCTTGCCATATTAGTCATTTTTTTGGCAATTTCATTCCGAATTTTGGTATATTCAATGGAATTTTCTAAAGATTCTTTTGGGAAAGGAATCCCCAAAACAATGACAGAAAGACATTCTTTTAATACATTAGAAGGTCTAAAACACTTTGGCGCTAAACTAAAATCTTTAGAAGTAGCTATGCCTACTACACTAGCTCCTGCATTTAATCCATATTCTTTTACTATTTCACTATTTAATTTGGTTTTTATTTTAGTCATGTTTCCCCCTTTTTATGACTTTTCTATATTTATATTTTTTACAAATATAAAAAACATATCCATAATAATGTTTGTATTTTGAATATAATTCTACTTCATATTTATTATTTTTAATATAATCTTCTACAGTTTTATTTCCACCATATCTTTCCAAAAGTGTTTTGTCTTCTGCTTCTCGAGGGATAAAATAGTTATCAGTCCAACATTTTTCAGTTAATGTAAATGCAGCAACAAATATTTAATAATTATTCCCTACCTAATAATTTCTTCAGAAAATCTTTAAATTCAGTAATAAAGTCTCCATTATTTTCTAAGTTAAATATTTCAATAAACTTGTTTTCAATATTATCTGGAACATAATCACCACTATGTTCTGATGATTTTTCATTATCGACATTATCAATTAAATCATTAGCTACTAAGAAAGCACCAGCACAAGCACCAAGAATTAATATGATGATTATTAATAAAACTTTGAAAATCTTACTTTTACGCTTTGTTTTTTTTCTATACTGCTTATTTTCTTTTCTCATTTTTTTATCCATACTTTCAGCGACCACACGTTTTTTAAGTAATTCATAATCTTTATCCATGAGACAATACCTCCTTTTTATTTATCATTTCTTTTAATCAAATTAAATTCATTTTTAACTTAATAAATATTATTTTGGATCATATTTAGCATAAAAACCATCAGTATCAGCATAAATAGCTTTAAACCCATATTCTTCAGCTTTTTTCATAGTTTCTTTTATGTATTCTCTTCCCCATGCAGTAATTGACTCTGCACATTCCATAGAATACCATCTAAATCTTGAAAAACCATAAATTCCATACATGGTATTTGCAAGTCTTTTCAAAGCGTCTTGCTGTACTTTAAGTACTTTTTTCTCAGTTGGATCTTCAGTTTCTTTCATCTTTTGTTTTATTTTTAGTCTTTCACTAACTACATTCCATATAACTGAAGGAATAAATCCTTGAGGATTTTTTGCAAATTTATTATTATATTCTGGAGGTATGTTGTAGTTAGTTTCATCCTCTTCTAGGTTTTTTTCTTCATTTAGATAATTAGCTATATTATAATTTTCTCCCAAGTGTTTTCTTAATAGAACATCTGGAGAAACATTTTTTGAAATAATTATACTAGGATACAAACTTCTAAAATCAAATTGAACTAAATTATCATGAAGTCCTTTTTCTGGTTCTTTAACATATCCTCCAACGGCACTTTCTGAATTTCTTGAAGATTGTCCTCCAATAGGTTTATTTGGAACAATTTCATTATATTCATAAGCTTTCCTTACTAAATACCATTCTGCCTGTTGACCTGTTGCCATACGCGCTAAATCAAAGAGAGGCTGACCTACTATACGAGCAAGTTCTAAACTAAGCGGTAATGTTTCTTCAGCAATTTCTAAAGTCGATTCAACATCATCTAATGAATAATCAAATAAATTGTCTAATTCTTCTCCACCATTGTCCCAAAACTCAAAGATTCTATCTCCTGGAACTTCAATTTTTTCTTTACCAAACAATTCTAGGTATACTCTTTCTAAAGTGTATCTATCTAAACTGATATATCTTCTCATTACTAAATATAGATCAACATGAATAATTCCTTTTAAAGAAGCAGCATTTGTATATCCTCGCCT
This genomic stretch from Methanobrevibacter sp. TMH8 harbors:
- a CDS encoding phosphatidylglycerol lysyltransferase domain-containing protein, whose protein sequence is MRDMKFKPITLSDKPIFDDYFNKTDFNNAEKNFSNLFMWRKTYEYEYAIINNCLCIKGKLRDSKKPFCHFPYGGCNIKDSLSLIKEIFEKEGESLIIKPLLPEMKECLERTLENFTLIEDRDSFDYIYTSNKLITLSGSKLRNKRRWLKKFRENYNYTYEEINSKNLMEAKEFTINIIKNSNNDKNEIIAMEEMFDNLFELNIKGCIIRVDGEIVGVSTGEELTKDTVIIHSERANTNFEGIYNCINQEFCEKQWADYKFINREEDLGIEGLRQAKLTYRPDLLLTKYIAKIEAQL
- a CDS encoding MarR family transcriptional regulator produces the protein MEKIKDINYMSYYLNCYILILNKAHQAFISPYLKEKNVSYNQYELILHIYRDEGSIQGKIASSCGTDKCGASRSLRILEDKKLIIKKIDENNRRSYQLFLTEKGKKVVEDIIEKEIQWENYICENSDIEKEKLFKILNKACISSLKLLKND
- a CDS encoding ABC transporter substrate-binding protein translates to MKKKYIIIIVITVIIGIIAGAIFWGNPSVERNPDELIVTSGSHLMELKNGFDPLKDWGCGHANFEPLVQSTLFKTGADGNFTNDLATDYSVSSDGLKWTVNIRDDVKFTDGVSLTAKDVAFTFNNVKNSADSQLDMTNLKNATALNNTTVEFELEKPQSTFIWDLRYLGIVPEHAYNNQTYGSNPIGSGPYKFVQWDKDQQAIFEINDDYYGKKPYFKKITILFLDEDASFASVKSGNVDVAQIDITQARENISGYTLINMPSSRAQGISFPMLNDTGLKTEKGDVVGNNVTADPSIRKALNIGIDRQKIVDEVYYGYGEVEQTGVDKMDYGNPEGKVNDSNITAAKNILKEAGWKDTDGDGILEKNGLKASFKLYYAAEDQQRQALATVIAENAKNIGIEIELEGTDWDSIYANQYNSAALYQQSSPNPYRSVYLQYHSKEIDDNYMNPNLYNNSIVDGYLEDALTTIDQSASNEFWKKASYDGSTGFSPAGDAPWLWVVTSDFLYMKDNTIDMGPNGNTSGIDILRDIYDWKRINSTE
- a CDS encoding ABC transporter permease, producing the protein MFNYKKIAIFLGHKFVRLIILLIAVAIISFVLVDMSPVDPVRAYIGEMAVSGEQLAKLQEYWGVGQPMWEKALNWLWNILHGDFGTSLIYRIPVIDVIGERFTASLVLMFTSWVISGVLGFSLGTLAGMYRGSWIDKFVKGYCYVLLSAPTFWIALLLLMVFSVYLGWFPTGLGVPVGVLAENVTFWDWLARLILPATALSILGVAQIAMFTRDKLNNVMSSDYIVFAKARGEKGWGLVERHGIRNILIPAITLQFLSFSELFGGAVLVEQVFSYPGIGQAAVAAGLRSDVPLLLGIVIFSTIFVFCGNTIADVIYKFVDPRIRESESNE
- a CDS encoding ABC transporter permease, producing the protein MDTQKKKFYFSHLKMNLRTKTILIVVLTAVMLVTIVINSLFIDMSNITTNFSSINLPPSFEHLFGTDWMGRDMFTRTMKGLGLSIMIGALASIISTIVAVILGLSSGMNKYLDSFVSWLVDLFSSIPHLLLIILVSIALGGGAIGVIIGVGITHWTSLTRVLRAEIKQINTSEYVHLSKNFGKSKFWIAKKHLFPLVLTQVVLGTILIFPHAIMHEASVTFLGFGLSPHEPAIGIILSESMKYLATGAWWLAFFPGVSLLIIVLLFDLIGDNLQKILDPANAHE
- a CDS encoding ABC transporter ATP-binding protein, producing the protein MINLFKKDTSDALGIEQESKELKSKEKGKKENINENEILSVSNISISFLQYTRGLRQNLLKVISDLTINVSEGEVVAILGSSGSGKSLLAHAILGILPSNANLTGNMKFEGRNLDQKLKEDLRGKEIALIPQSINFLDPLMKVADQVIGETIDEKDKKDKKFKQRNIFEKYGLGEEVDDLYPFQLSGGMARRVLVSTALLQNPKLVIADEPTPGLDDAAIEETLNNIKKMANDGIGVLLITHDINAALKVADKIAIFYSGYVIEIANVSEFSGDGENLKHPYTRALYKALPQNGFVLNKGHQPLHGELKEGCIYYDRCDNPTDICMKINPDLHELGGKKVRCHRDHRKYSG
- a CDS encoding ATP-binding cassette domain-containing protein — protein: MELKGKNISFKYRNNKEILKDLNISIKSGEVIGLVGNSGSGKSTLSKILAGYIDKNKFKGKVTIDGLNIPKKGFNPVQLIFQHPEKTMNPKWKMRDILFESWGVDENLIEEFGIQKSWFDRWPNELSGGELQRFSVLRALSPNTQFLIADEITTMLDAVTQVQIWDIVINIVKKRNIGMLVVSHDKELINKICDNVVYLDDINNI
- a CDS encoding DNA-directed DNA polymerase → MEKVNIILLDIDYITHNDKAVIRIFGKEKQKDGKTGEKKIIALDDSFEPYIYVIPNDMKQCQEDLENLDPKPEKIEIISKKRFQIESEFIKVTFNHPQDVPKMRDTIHDFQSVDGIREHDIPFYRRYLIDNDVFPMSEIELSGEIIDSFPTIKSNDENLEIIKLSQAPKTVGSEFPELNILSFDLEVRNPHGMPDSKEDEIIMIGISSNFGIKKVLSTKGEDLEFVDTLSSEKEMIENFVKIIKENNVDVIVGYNSDNFDFPYIKDRAALYDIKLDLGMDGSSLKFLRRGYTNAASLKGIIHVDLYLVMRRYISLDRYTLERVYLELFGKEKIEVPGDRIFEFWDNGGEELDNLFDYSLDDVESTLEIAEETLPLSLELARIVGQPLFDLARMATGQQAEWYLVRKAYEYNEIVPNKPIGGQSSRNSESAVGGYVKEPEKGLHDNLVQFDFRSLYPSIIISKNVSPDVLLRKHLGENYNIANYLNEEKNLEEDETNYNIPPEYNNKFAKNPQGFIPSVIWNVVSERLKIKQKMKETEDPTEKKVLKVQQDALKRLANTMYGIYGFSRFRWYSMECAESITAWGREYIKETMKKAEEYGFKAIYADTDGFYAKYDPK